A single genomic interval of Polaribacter vadi harbors:
- a CDS encoding Gfo/Idh/MocA family protein — MNTINWGIIGAGDVAEVKSGPAFQKVENSNLIAVMRRNAEKAKDFAERHKVPFWYDSIDDLLANKEINAVYIATPPSTHLEIAKKCLAAKKLIYLEKPMTLNAEEASALNKIVSKNDTIVVAHYRRKLLPFLKVKELIDSNIIGNIIFADIQILQSNENDIITKTEDHWRLKPAISGGGYFNDIAPHQIDLMYYYFGEIEDSTGFSHSSKNNKVDDLVNGIINFKNGVQFRGIWNFNANERETKDECKIYGTKGSITFSFYGEKVILTSDEKNEVFKFTNPKNIQQPMIEATVNYFLKKTENPCTVKEGLEVMKVIDSFIN; from the coding sequence ATGAACACAATAAATTGGGGAATAATTGGTGCTGGAGATGTTGCAGAAGTTAAAAGTGGTCCTGCTTTTCAGAAAGTAGAAAACTCGAATTTAATTGCTGTAATGAGAAGAAATGCTGAAAAAGCAAAAGATTTTGCAGAACGACACAAGGTTCCTTTTTGGTATGATTCTATTGATGATTTATTAGCCAATAAAGAAATAAATGCAGTGTATATTGCAACTCCACCTTCCACACATTTAGAAATTGCTAAAAAATGTTTGGCTGCAAAAAAGCTAATTTACCTTGAAAAACCAATGACTTTAAATGCAGAAGAAGCTTCAGCATTAAACAAAATTGTTTCTAAAAACGATACAATTGTTGTTGCACATTATAGGAGAAAGCTGCTTCCATTTTTAAAAGTAAAAGAACTTATAGATTCAAATATTATTGGTAATATAATTTTTGCTGATATTCAAATTTTACAATCGAATGAAAATGATATCATTACCAAAACTGAAGATCATTGGCGTTTAAAACCAGCAATTTCTGGTGGTGGCTATTTTAATGACATTGCACCTCATCAAATAGATTTAATGTATTATTATTTTGGCGAAATTGAAGACTCTACAGGTTTTTCTCATTCCTCAAAAAATAATAAGGTAGATGATCTTGTAAACGGAATTATCAACTTTAAAAATGGTGTGCAGTTTAGAGGTATTTGGAATTTTAACGCCAACGAAAGAGAAACCAAAGACGAATGCAAAATTTACGGAACAAAAGGCTCAATTACCTTTTCTTTTTATGGCGAAAAAGTAATTTTAACTTCGGATGAAAAGAATGAGGTTTTTAAGTTTACAAATCCTAAAAACATTCAACAACCCATGATAGAAGCTACTGTAAATTACTTTTTAAAGAAAACTGAAAATCCTTGTACTGTAAAAGAAGGCTTAGAAGTGATGAAAGTTATTGATAGTTTTATCAACTAA
- a CDS encoding T9SS type A sorting domain-containing protein: MKNLLFILSFILFFYQSVFTQTLLSADGTTDTYTLINSVLANPNRDVVEVPDCNHNDFGKHITQDFDNQLNKNVFLFHIHVTPDNDRCKAGVNDRQRNEIKTYGDSPENLIARNGETVQYKWKFKLSDTFKPSASFTHIHQIKSVEGPYASIPMISFTLRKSNPDKLELRYTATANQETIATANLDLFRGNWVSVTETINFSDNGSYALEIKNIATNQIILNYNATNKDMWQDGADFSRPKWGIYRSLNNKQDLQDEIVKFADFSIEENPKTLSTGINIDVLKAKAENILLYPNPSSNEVEFKNANSDSYDTIEMYDYAGRKMSIDKKLNNDKLNVSGFSKGLYFIVFKKDTITAKVLKCYVK; encoded by the coding sequence ATGAAAAATTTACTCTTTATACTTTCGTTTATTCTGTTCTTTTATCAATCTGTATTTACTCAAACTTTGTTATCTGCAGATGGCACAACAGATACATATACATTAATAAATTCGGTTTTGGCAAATCCCAATAGAGATGTTGTAGAGGTCCCAGATTGTAATCATAATGATTTTGGAAAACACATTACGCAAGATTTTGATAACCAATTAAACAAAAATGTTTTCTTATTTCATATTCATGTAACTCCAGATAATGATCGTTGTAAAGCAGGTGTAAATGACAGACAGCGAAATGAGATTAAAACCTATGGAGATTCTCCAGAAAATTTAATCGCTAGAAATGGGGAAACTGTCCAGTATAAATGGAAATTTAAACTATCTGATACTTTTAAACCAAGTGCTAGTTTTACGCATATTCATCAAATAAAATCTGTGGAAGGTCCTTATGCCTCTATTCCAATGATTTCTTTTACGTTAAGAAAATCAAATCCAGACAAGTTAGAGTTAAGGTATACTGCAACTGCAAACCAAGAAACAATAGCCACTGCAAATTTAGATTTGTTTAGAGGAAATTGGGTTTCAGTTACAGAAACCATTAATTTCAGTGACAATGGGAGCTATGCTTTAGAAATTAAAAATATTGCTACCAATCAAATTATTTTAAATTACAATGCAACCAATAAAGATATGTGGCAAGATGGAGCTGATTTTTCGCGTCCAAAATGGGGCATTTACAGAAGTTTAAATAACAAGCAAGATTTACAAGACGAAATTGTAAAGTTTGCGGATTTTAGTATTGAAGAAAATCCAAAAACGCTTTCTACAGGCATTAATATAGATGTATTAAAGGCGAAAGCAGAAAATATTTTGTTGTATCCAAATCCTTCTTCTAACGAAGTAGAATTTAAAAATGCCAATTCAGATAGTTATGATACTATTGAAATGTATGATTATGCTGGTCGTAAAATGTCAATTGATAAAAAACTAAATAATGATAAATTAAACGTTTCTGGTTTTTCTAAAGGATTATATTTTATCGTTTTTAAGAAAGATACAATTACTGCTAAAGTTTTAAAATGTTATGTGAAATGA
- a CDS encoding SusC/RagA family TonB-linked outer membrane protein has product MSKNKFIKQISTCLFLLASLFAYSQQEITGIVKDNTGGIPEVTIQVKGTNIGTTSDFDGNYTITTKKADDILIFSYLGFKTQEIAVNGQSIINVTLIEDASQLDEIVVVGYGTRKKSHLTGAIAKIEGGALAAIQAARVDEALAGKLPGVLIQNQDGSPGAAPKIQIRAASSISGASNPLIVVDGFPISGGIETVNSNDIQSLEVLKDAASAAIYGSRGANGVILITTKKGKSGKAKFSYNTFVSISSKYRDNILKSGQEWAAHSRAEIAAGNWDLTQIDPAFVEYRLSAYENSPGSISPEDWLFQNGITNSHDFSVSGGSEDVSVFASVGYQNAEGVVITQGFERLNARLNVDAKLGDKFKAGISFNGFTSDRDILGHDMRDLLRATPVSPIYHTAESIAFVQGLDAQAQALGLAGFDNGYQGSGYEANSIYTLEPGMAAQDWHYGRANNGIGGSGDAGPAAKLENTERYEKTFFGNVSSYLEYQIIDGLKVKTVLGGDYRDTQYYEHRLLGFDSRARSSQTYMDQTDLKVTTVLSESTLNYSKIIGKHEIAAVAGVEFQQTSFNGTRLDGSNVPDNAILNYNLFSPADIQVTERDEKRVRESVFGRVNYAYDDKYLVSVSVRRDGDSRFGTNKKYATFPAVSLGWNVHKESFLTDNDVLSKLKLRFSKGSLGTTSFLGSYDALSLLDPSPTINGTGFLIPNNVANPDLTWQTNTETNYGIDFGFFNNRLTLGVDYYTSDIEDILINQSVSEVLGTSSLVLNSGDVRSSGLEFELSANIYRNDNFSWNMAANLSTVNTEITDLGGLDELPQSIFGQSGRGAVFRNYVGGGIGEMWGLETTGQVEMLYLEDGTRSPNNNSGESYVVDQNGDGIIDRTKSVEDGGDLVKIGQNTPDFYWGMTQNFSYKNFDMSMQFQGSHGAEVYNIDPLYYNSQWGGRLVDSFDANNDGIADHNGLHYERNRNQTDATIQDASYVALRNLTIGYTIDDDIANKIGLSSVRLYGAATNLLYLMADNYTSYNPEGVQTSGGDYLGPTTYGAQVGASPIVRSFTLGLNINF; this is encoded by the coding sequence ATGTCGAAAAACAAATTCATTAAACAAATTAGTACATGCTTATTTTTATTAGCATCTCTTTTTGCTTATTCTCAACAAGAAATTACTGGGATAGTAAAGGACAATACTGGAGGTATACCAGAGGTCACTATTCAAGTTAAAGGAACAAATATAGGAACAACATCCGATTTTGATGGTAATTATACAATTACAACTAAAAAAGCAGACGATATTTTAATTTTTAGTTATTTAGGATTTAAAACTCAAGAAATAGCTGTTAATGGCCAATCTATTATAAATGTAACTCTAATAGAAGATGCTAGTCAATTAGATGAAATTGTTGTTGTTGGTTATGGTACTCGTAAAAAATCACATCTTACAGGAGCTATCGCAAAAATTGAAGGTGGTGCACTTGCTGCTATTCAAGCTGCTAGAGTTGATGAAGCTTTAGCAGGAAAATTACCTGGAGTTTTAATTCAGAATCAAGATGGTTCTCCAGGTGCTGCACCTAAAATTCAAATTAGAGCTGCTTCCTCTATATCAGGAGCATCAAATCCTTTAATTGTGGTAGATGGTTTCCCTATATCTGGAGGTATTGAAACAGTTAACTCTAATGATATTCAAAGTTTAGAAGTATTAAAAGATGCTGCTTCTGCTGCTATTTATGGATCTAGAGGAGCAAATGGTGTTATTTTAATAACTACTAAAAAAGGAAAATCTGGTAAAGCAAAATTTAGTTATAATACATTTGTAAGTATTTCAAGTAAATACAGAGATAATATTCTTAAATCAGGTCAAGAATGGGCTGCACACTCAAGAGCAGAAATTGCTGCTGGTAATTGGGATCTTACTCAAATTGATCCAGCTTTTGTAGAGTATAGATTATCAGCTTACGAAAATTCTCCAGGTTCTATAAGTCCAGAAGATTGGCTTTTTCAAAATGGTATAACTAATAGTCATGATTTTAGCGTTAGTGGAGGTTCAGAAGATGTAAGTGTTTTTGCATCTGTAGGTTATCAAAATGCAGAAGGTGTTGTAATTACACAAGGTTTTGAAAGATTAAACGCACGTTTAAATGTTGATGCTAAATTAGGTGATAAATTTAAGGCAGGAATAAGCTTTAATGGTTTTACATCTGATAGAGATATTTTAGGACATGACATGAGAGATTTATTAAGAGCTACACCTGTATCTCCAATATATCACACTGCTGAATCAATAGCTTTTGTGCAAGGATTAGATGCACAAGCACAGGCATTAGGTCTTGCTGGTTTTGATAATGGATATCAAGGTTCTGGTTACGAAGCAAATAGTATTTATACTTTAGAGCCTGGTATGGCTGCTCAAGATTGGCATTATGGTAGAGCTAATAATGGTATTGGTGGTTCTGGAGATGCTGGTCCTGCTGCAAAGTTAGAAAATACTGAACGTTATGAAAAAACATTTTTCGGAAACGTAAGTTCTTATTTAGAATATCAAATTATTGATGGTTTAAAAGTTAAAACTGTTTTAGGAGGAGATTACAGAGACACACAATACTATGAACATAGATTACTTGGTTTTGATTCTAGAGCTAGAAGTTCTCAAACATATATGGATCAAACAGATTTAAAAGTAACTACTGTTTTAAGTGAATCTACTTTAAATTATTCTAAAATAATTGGGAAACACGAAATAGCTGCTGTTGCTGGTGTAGAATTTCAACAAACTTCATTTAATGGAACTCGTTTAGATGGCTCAAATGTGCCAGATAATGCTATCTTAAATTATAATCTTTTTAGTCCAGCAGATATTCAGGTAACTGAAAGAGATGAAAAAAGAGTTAGAGAAAGTGTTTTTGGAAGAGTTAATTATGCTTATGATGATAAATATTTAGTATCGGTTTCTGTAAGAAGAGATGGTGATTCTAGATTTGGTACAAACAAAAAGTATGCAACATTTCCTGCAGTATCTTTAGGTTGGAATGTTCATAAAGAATCTTTTTTAACAGATAATGATGTATTAAGTAAATTAAAATTAAGGTTCAGTAAAGGTTCTTTAGGAACAACATCTTTCTTAGGTTCTTATGATGCTTTGAGTTTATTAGATCCTTCACCAACAATAAATGGAACAGGTTTTTTAATACCAAATAATGTAGCAAACCCAGATTTAACTTGGCAAACAAATACAGAAACAAACTATGGTATCGATTTTGGATTTTTCAACAATCGCCTTACGTTAGGAGTAGATTATTATACATCTGATATTGAAGATATCTTAATTAATCAAAGTGTTTCAGAAGTATTAGGAACCTCTTCTTTAGTTCTTAATTCTGGTGATGTTAGAAGTTCTGGTTTAGAATTTGAATTATCTGCAAACATCTATAGAAACGATAATTTCTCATGGAATATGGCTGCAAACCTATCTACAGTAAATACAGAAATTACAGATTTAGGTGGTTTAGATGAATTGCCACAAAGCATTTTTGGTCAAAGTGGAAGAGGTGCTGTATTTAGAAATTATGTTGGTGGAGGAATTGGTGAAATGTGGGGATTAGAAACTACAGGACAAGTAGAAATGTTGTACTTAGAAGATGGTACAAGAAGTCCTAATAATAATTCTGGAGAATCTTATGTCGTAGATCAAAATGGTGATGGTATTATTGACAGAACAAAATCTGTTGAAGATGGTGGAGACTTAGTTAAAATAGGTCAAAATACACCAGATTTTTATTGGGGTATGACTCAAAACTTTAGTTATAAGAATTTTGATATGTCTATGCAATTTCAAGGATCTCATGGAGCAGAGGTTTATAATATAGATCCTTTATACTACAACTCACAATGGGGTGGTAGATTAGTAGACAGTTTTGATGCTAATAATGATGGTATTGCAGATCATAATGGACTTCATTATGAACGTAACAGAAATCAAACAGATGCTACAATTCAAGATGCTTCTTATGTAGCTTTAAGAAACCTAACAATTGGTTATACTATTGATGATGATATTGCTAATAAAATAGGATTAAGCTCTGTAAGATTATATGGTGCAGCAACTAATTTATTATATCTAATGGCAGATAATTATACATCTTATAACCCAGAAGGTGTTCAAACATCTGGTGGTGATTATTTAGGCCCAACAACTTATGGTGCACAAGTAGGTGCAAGTCCAATTGTAAGAAGTTTTACCCTTGGTTTAAATATTAATTTCTAA
- a CDS encoding RagB/SusD family nutrient uptake outer membrane protein translates to MSVFLITACSTDLDQSPENLASANSLTDYEGVLNAAYFYQLGTVTPLAIMGDFRADNAFMFEPPYTEFDEFDNGLTTMEDQFFRPFYSQLYKCILSANNVIENSTDATEVGEAKFLRALSYFKLVKVFGAVPVNLSATPSTTDTSIFARQPAVDVYNNIVIEDLNDAIATLNNNGLTTGRASKMAAQSLLGKVYATMGNYGSAQPILASVVSGASAAGISLKTNFSEVFGAANEVGNSEIIYATQISSSIVDEYSPASDFWNWFVGDDSKSDFPVDADLNAAFDASDATGNTDLRRAVTISADGLTAVKFPKDGGLGPEHDWIEIRLADMILLYAEALNENGSTPAAITELNKIRKRAGLSNTTATTKAAVATAIANERRLELAFEGHRWFDLVRIGTAQSELNFTNPDYLLFPIPVSEILATRGVITQNDGY, encoded by the coding sequence ATGTCCGTATTTTTAATAACGGCATGTTCAACAGATTTGGATCAATCTCCAGAAAATTTAGCAAGTGCAAACTCTTTAACAGATTATGAAGGAGTTTTAAATGCTGCATATTTTTATCAATTAGGTACTGTTACACCCTTAGCAATAATGGGAGATTTTAGAGCTGATAACGCATTTATGTTTGAACCACCATATACAGAGTTTGATGAGTTTGATAATGGTTTAACAACGATGGAAGATCAGTTTTTTCGTCCTTTTTACTCACAACTTTATAAGTGTATTTTAAGTGCAAATAACGTAATAGAAAATTCTACAGATGCTACAGAAGTTGGCGAAGCAAAATTTTTAAGAGCTTTATCTTACTTCAAATTAGTAAAAGTTTTTGGTGCTGTTCCTGTTAATTTATCTGCGACACCAAGCACAACAGATACTTCAATTTTTGCAAGACAACCTGCAGTAGATGTTTATAATAATATTGTTATTGAAGATTTAAATGATGCAATAGCTACTTTAAATAATAACGGATTAACCACTGGTAGAGCCTCAAAAATGGCTGCTCAAAGTTTATTAGGAAAAGTATATGCCACTATGGGTAATTATGGAAGTGCTCAACCAATCCTTGCATCAGTAGTAAGTGGTGCTTCAGCAGCAGGCATAAGTTTAAAAACAAATTTTAGTGAAGTTTTTGGTGCTGCTAATGAAGTTGGTAACTCAGAGATTATCTATGCAACACAAATTTCAAGTTCTATTGTAGATGAATATTCACCTGCATCAGATTTTTGGAACTGGTTTGTTGGTGATGATTCAAAATCTGATTTTCCTGTAGATGCAGATTTAAATGCAGCTTTTGATGCTAGTGATGCAACTGGAAATACTGATTTAAGAAGAGCTGTAACTATAAGTGCAGACGGATTAACAGCTGTTAAATTTCCAAAAGATGGAGGTTTAGGTCCAGAACATGATTGGATTGAAATTAGATTAGCTGATATGATTTTATTGTATGCAGAAGCTTTAAACGAAAACGGAAGTACACCTGCAGCAATAACAGAATTAAATAAAATTAGAAAGAGAGCAGGTTTATCTAACACAACTGCAACTACAAAAGCAGCAGTAGCAACAGCAATTGCAAATGAAAGAAGATTAGAATTGGCTTTTGAAGGTCACAGATGGTTTGATTTAGTTAGAATTGGTACTGCACAATCTGAGTTAAATTTTACAAATCCTGATTATTTATTATTTCCAATTCCAGTTTCAGAAATTTTAGCAACTCGTGGAGTAATTACACAAAATGATGGGTATTAA
- a CDS encoding polysaccharide lyase 6 family protein — MKKTILIVVVFISLISFKINAQELLVCDILEYNKAIKSANAGSTIILKNGIWKDVELNAYGYGTEDNPIIVKAETDGGVIISGNSTLNIYGEYVIVSGLWFKDGMSSYKSVVQFRKNSKEFANNCRFTNSTISYYQVEDGINDHWVDIWGKNNRIDHNNFTGKTSPGTTLVVWLKGDEHTENNHKIDNNLFGPRPELGTNGGETIRIGTSTNSKKSSKTLVERNIFEGCDGEIEIISNKSGDNIFRDNLFVGSKGALTLRHGDNALVERNVFLGNGVSKTGGIRVINSGHIIRNNLMIGLLGDGYRGPIVLMNGVPNSSLNRYEQVKNVDIQNNTIINSGPISFGEGKDDEKSLAPTNVNFANNLVFNNSSNTNVIFVDETANISFNNNYIDANGAYDKGFKNTKIMFKDLQNVPIPTVDNSDLLVASKSAKSPEEDINGSVRTTFNAGAFNLDATDVPKALKLRAGPGWKPEIVAPVIKAEHIIVEPGTETLRKAISKAASGSTIVLQTGEYILEKTIKIDKNITIKGDKGGASILTAMKDLEKPISYFFRVNEGVKFSLNDVIIDGEISSPKYAIVSPDKNEGGLYSIFVDHVVFKNFTNKDGGAIFKAYNGTKADTLSFKNSRFDNSYRGLNLSYDKDQVGFYNANIIILENSVFKDIEEEAVSYVRNTPLEDIPGGKLVVTNCVFSSVNNQEKGKFLKTTGIYAVEITNSVFENSYKQKAPLDLKGSYNFISNCLIHNSGFVKTSKGAKDNNLIYNNPKWDDDVLFIPSKKSPLLKENNNKERIGLKQ; from the coding sequence ATGAAAAAAACAATATTAATAGTTGTCGTTTTTATTTCTTTAATATCTTTTAAAATAAATGCTCAAGAACTTTTAGTTTGTGACATTTTAGAATATAACAAAGCAATAAAGTCTGCTAATGCTGGTAGTACAATTATATTAAAAAATGGAATTTGGAAAGACGTTGAGCTTAATGCATATGGCTATGGAACAGAAGATAATCCAATTATTGTAAAGGCAGAAACTGATGGAGGAGTAATTATTTCTGGAAATTCTACTTTAAATATATATGGTGAATATGTAATTGTAAGCGGTTTATGGTTTAAAGACGGAATGTCTTCTTACAAATCTGTTGTTCAATTTAGAAAAAATTCAAAAGAATTTGCAAATAATTGTCGTTTTACAAACTCAACAATTTCTTATTATCAGGTTGAGGATGGCATTAATGATCATTGGGTTGACATTTGGGGGAAAAATAATAGAATAGATCATAATAATTTTACAGGAAAAACAAGTCCTGGTACTACACTTGTGGTTTGGTTAAAAGGTGATGAACATACAGAGAATAATCATAAAATTGATAATAATTTGTTTGGACCAAGACCAGAATTAGGAACAAATGGTGGAGAAACCATAAGGATAGGTACAAGTACAAATTCTAAAAAGTCATCTAAAACATTAGTAGAAAGAAACATTTTTGAAGGTTGTGATGGAGAAATAGAAATCATATCAAACAAGTCTGGGGATAATATCTTTAGAGATAATTTATTTGTGGGTAGTAAAGGAGCTTTAACTTTAAGACATGGAGATAATGCTTTAGTGGAAAGAAATGTTTTTCTCGGAAATGGAGTGTCTAAAACAGGCGGAATTAGAGTAATTAATTCTGGACATATTATCAGAAATAATTTAATGATCGGTTTATTAGGAGATGGTTATAGAGGGCCAATTGTACTAATGAATGGTGTGCCTAACTCGTCTTTAAATAGATATGAGCAAGTTAAAAATGTAGATATTCAAAATAATACAATTATTAATTCTGGGCCAATTTCATTTGGAGAAGGCAAAGACGATGAGAAATCGCTAGCTCCCACAAATGTTAATTTTGCTAATAATTTGGTATTTAATAATTCATCTAATACAAATGTAATTTTTGTTGATGAAACAGCTAACATCAGCTTTAATAATAATTATATTGATGCAAATGGAGCTTATGATAAAGGTTTTAAAAACACTAAAATAATGTTTAAAGACCTTCAAAATGTTCCTATACCAACAGTAGATAATTCAGATTTATTGGTTGCATCAAAAAGCGCTAAAAGCCCAGAAGAAGATATTAATGGTTCAGTAAGAACAACTTTTAATGCAGGTGCTTTTAATTTAGATGCTACAGATGTACCCAAAGCTTTAAAATTAAGAGCAGGTCCAGGTTGGAAACCAGAAATTGTTGCGCCTGTTATTAAAGCTGAACATATTATTGTTGAACCTGGAACAGAAACTTTAAGAAAAGCCATTAGTAAAGCTGCATCAGGTTCTACTATTGTATTACAAACAGGTGAATATATTCTTGAGAAAACGATTAAAATCGATAAAAATATTACCATTAAAGGTGATAAAGGAGGAGCATCAATCTTAACAGCAATGAAAGATTTGGAGAAACCAATCAGTTACTTTTTTAGGGTGAATGAAGGCGTAAAATTTTCTTTGAACGATGTTATTATAGATGGCGAAATTTCTAGTCCAAAATATGCCATTGTTTCACCAGATAAAAATGAAGGAGGCCTTTACAGTATTTTTGTGGATCATGTAGTTTTTAAAAATTTCACCAATAAAGATGGAGGAGCAATTTTTAAAGCATATAATGGTACAAAAGCAGATACATTAAGTTTTAAAAATTCGAGATTTGATAATAGTTATAGAGGTTTAAACTTGTCTTATGATAAAGACCAAGTTGGTTTTTATAATGCTAATATTATCATTTTAGAGAATTCAGTTTTTAAAGATATTGAAGAAGAGGCTGTAAGTTATGTTAGAAACACTCCTTTAGAAGATATTCCTGGAGGAAAGCTGGTGGTAACAAACTGTGTATTTAGTTCTGTAAATAATCAAGAAAAAGGGAAGTTCTTAAAAACAACTGGAATTTACGCAGTTGAGATTACGAACTCTGTTTTTGAAAACAGTTACAAACAAAAAGCACCTTTAGATTTAAAAGGAAGTTATAATTTTATCTCAAATTGTTTGATTCACAATAGTGGATTTGTAAAAACTTCAAAAGGGGCAAAAGATAATAACTTAATTTATAATAATCCAAAATGGGATGATGATGTTCTTTTTATCCCTAGTAAAAAATCGCCTTTATTAAAGGAGAATAATAATAAAGAAAGAATTGGATTAAAACAGTAA
- the fsa gene encoding fructose-6-phosphate aldolase, with translation MKFFIDTANLDQITEAEALGVLDGVTTNPSLMAKEGITGKENIIQHYKDICEIVAGDVSAEVISTDFDGMIKEGEELAKLHPQIVVKLPMIKDGIKACKYFSDKGIRTNVTLVFSAGQALLAAKAGATYVSPFLGRLDDISTDGLHLISEIRQIYDNYMFETQILAASIRHTMHVIDCAKIGANVMTGPLSSITGLLKHPLTDIGLAKFLEDYKKGN, from the coding sequence ATGAAATTTTTTATTGACACAGCAAATTTAGATCAAATAACAGAAGCAGAAGCTTTAGGTGTTTTAGATGGTGTTACTACAAATCCATCTTTAATGGCAAAAGAAGGAATTACAGGAAAAGAAAATATAATACAACATTACAAAGATATTTGTGAAATTGTTGCTGGTGATGTAAGTGCAGAAGTTATTTCTACAGATTTTGATGGAATGATTAAAGAAGGAGAAGAACTTGCTAAATTACATCCTCAAATTGTGGTAAAATTACCAATGATAAAAGATGGAATTAAAGCTTGTAAATATTTTTCTGATAAAGGAATTAGAACAAATGTTACGTTAGTTTTTTCTGCAGGACAAGCTTTATTAGCTGCAAAAGCTGGTGCAACTTACGTTTCTCCTTTTTTAGGAAGGTTAGATGATATTTCTACAGATGGATTACATCTAATTTCAGAAATAAGACAAATTTATGATAACTATATGTTTGAAACTCAAATTTTAGCAGCCTCTATTCGTCATACTATGCACGTTATAGATTGCGCAAAAATTGGTGCAAATGTAATGACAGGACCTTTGTCATCTATAACAGGATTATTAAAACATCCTTTAACAGATATAGGTTTAGCTAAGTTTTTAGAAGATTATAAAAAAGGAAACTAA